The DNA region CGCCGTCAACGTCGTCTTCCCGTGGTCCACGTGACCGATCGTCCCCACGTTCACGTGCGGCTTCGTACGCTCGAACTTGTCCTTGCCCATCTCCCGTCTCCTTACATGCGCCCGACCCGCCCGTCTCCACGGACCGGCCCGTCATCCCTCACGCCAGCCACGCCTCTCGCGCCTGAAGGCATGGAGCCCACGACCGGGATCGAACCGGTGACCTCGTCCTTACCAAGGACGTGCTCTGCCGACTGAGCTACGTGGGCGCCACCGAATCCGCGTCGCAAGCAATAACCGTGCCACAAAAAAGAGATCGCAGGCGCACAAAACCTTAGCCTGCGATCTGTTCACCAAAGATTCGCAAGTACGGTACGGCCGCGGCACCCGAAAACCCTTTGTGGCGGAGATGCTACCAGCGCGTCACCGGGCTGTCAACAGGTATTTTGGATTATTTCACGGGGGCGCCGGCCGCGCCCTCACACGCTCCCGCCGGTGAGCCCGGCGTGCAGCAATGCCCCCTCCCCGATCTCCCCCGCGATCCGTTCCGCGATCCCGCGGGCCTCGCCCAAATCGGCGGCCAGACCGAAGACGCTGGGGCCGCTGCCGCTCATCGCCGCGCCGAGCGCCCCATGCCCGATGAGCAGCCGTTTCAGGCGCTCGACCTCGCCGCGGTGCGGTCCCGGGGCGTCCTCGAGCCGGTTGTAGAGCAACGCCGCCAGCCGGCGGAGATCCCCGCTCCGGAGGGCGCGGAGGAAACCGCCCTCGTCCGCGGGGCGGGCGGGCGGCGTCGCCTCGAGCGCGGCGTAGACGTTGGCGGTGGAGACGGCGATCGGGGGGGTGACCAGCACGAAGGCCAGCCGCGGGGCGCCCGCGATCGCGACGATCCGCTCCCCCCTCCCGGCGCAGCGCGCCGTCCCGCCCGCGAGGAAGAACGGGACATCCGATCCGAGGCCTGCGGCCACCTCCGCGAGTTCGCCGGTTCCGAGGCCGACCCCCCAGAGGCGGTTCAAACCGCGGAGCACCCCCGCGGCGTCGCTGCTCCCGCCGCCGAGACCGGCGGCGATCGGGATGCGCTTTTCGAGCGCGATGCGGACCCCTTTCCCGGGGGCGGCGCGGAGCCGCATCGCCTCCGCGGCCCGCACGCAAAGGTTCCGGGCGTCGATCGGCAAGGAGACGGCGTCGCACGCCATGGCGACCTCCCCCGGCGCCCCCTCCTCGAGGAGGAGCCGGTCGTGCAGGTCCGTCGTCTGCATCACCGTGACGATCTCGTGATAGCCGTCAAGACGCCTGCCGGAGACGTCGAGGTAGAGATTCAGCTTGGCGGGACAGGATATCTGCATACGGTGTCTGCGGCGGATCGGACCGCGGATCCGGGCGGTTACGGAGGATGCCGAATCCGCGAAGAACCGCGGCAAGGGGCCGTTGCGGCGCCGCTACTCCTTGACGACCTCACGCGGCGGATCGACGGGGGCCGCGCGGCCCTCGGGCGGTATCCCGAGACACGCGCGGAGCTTTTCGATCTTCTTCTGGACGGCGGCATTGCCCGGGTCGAGCGCGGCCGCCCGCGCCCACTCGGCGAGCGCCTCCTTCCACATCCGCTTCCCGTGATACGCGTCCCCGAGATGCTCGCGGATCACCGGATCGTCCCCGATGAGCTTCGCCGCGCGCGTGAGCGCCTTCAGCGCCTCGTCGTACATCCCGCGCTTGTAGTAGACCCAGCCGATGCTGTCCACGTAGGCGCCGTTGTCCGGATCGAGGGCGAGGGCCTTGCCGATCAGATCCTCCGCCTCGTCCAGCTTGATCCCCTTCTCCGCGTACATGTAGCCGAGGTAGTTGTACGCCTCGGCCCCGTCCGGGTTGAGGGCGATCGACTTCTCCAGCGCCTCCACCGCCTCGTCGAACCGCCCGAGGCGCTCCAGCGCCGAGCCGAGATGGAAATGGATCGCGGCGCCGTCGGCGCCGAGTTCGCGGGCGCGCACGTAGGAGGCGGCCGCCTCCTCGAACTCTCCCTGCGCGCTCCGGGTCAACCCGAGGTAGAAATGCAGCGCCGACGACTCGATCCCCTCGTCCAGCGCCTTCTGGAGCAGCGCCGCCGCGTCGTCCTTGCGCTCCTGCATCAGCAGGATCTGCGCCAGTCCGAGGTAGCCCGCCACATCCCGCGGCATCAGGTCGATCAGGAGCCGGTACCGGCTCTCGGCCTTCTCGAGCTGGCCGGTCTCCCGGTACAGGTTGCCCAACAGCGCGTAGATATCGATCTTCAGCGGATAGATCTTCAGCGCCTGCTGATACTCCTCGATCGCCTCCTCGCGCCGGCCGAGCAGGTCGTAGACCTGCGCCAGCTTGTAGCGGGGCTCGAAACGGTTCGGCGCGAGCTCGACTGCGTGCCTGAGATTCCGCAGCGCCCCGTCGGTGTTCTCCTCGCCGCAGTAGAGCAGCCCGAGCTTGAACGGGAAGACCCAGAGGTCCGGGAGGGCGCGCACCGCGCGCTCGAAGACCTCGATCGCATCGAGGCGCAGATCCTCGTTGAAATAGAGCTGGCCGAGGGCGAGGTATCCCTCCGCGTCGCCGGGGCGGAGCCGGATCGCCTCCTCGAACTCCTCGACCGCCTCCTCGACGTCCCCGTGCGCGTAGTGCGCCCGCCCGAGCAGCATCCGCGCCCCGGCGTGGCCCGGATCGTTGCCGACCGCCGCCCGCCCCTCGGCGACCGCACGGGCGAAATCCTGCCGCCGGAAATGAAGCTCGCCCAGGCGGAGATGCACCGACGCCGCGCCCGGGTCGAAGCCGAGGGCGGCCGCGTACTCCTCCGCGGCGCCGTCCGGATCATCCTCCTTCTCGCGGAAGACGCCGAGGCAGTAGTGCAGGTAGGCCTGCGAACGGTCGACGTAGGCGGACGGCTCCCCTCCCCGGTGCACCGTCGACACGGGACGGAGCCCCGCGCACCCGGTCAGAAGGAGACAGGCCGCCGCGCCGCAGAGCGCCGCGCGCGGCGGCCGTTTCGCGCATGCCCGCGAAAGCCGGCCTGCGCCCATCCGCTACCTCCTCTTCTTCTTGTGCCTGTCCTTCCGCATCCGCTTCCTGCGTTTGTGCTTGGATATCTTCGCCTTCCTCTTCTTGCGTCCGCACGGCATGACGTCGATCCTCCTTTTGCACCCTCGATCCCGCGGCGCACGGCGCGAGTTGCGCGGCCTACGGTATCACCTTGTTCAGCGGATACTCGATGATCCCCTCCGCCCCCGCCGCCTTCAGCTTCGGGACCAGGGAACGGAACAGCTTCTCGTCCAGGACCGTCTCCACGGCGCACCAGCCCTCCTCGCTCAGGCGGGAGACGGTGGGCCTCCGCAGCGCCGGCAGCAGCGCGCCGACGGCCGCGAGCGATTTCTCGGGAACGTTCATCTTCACGCCGACCTTCGCCTCCGCGGCGAGCGCCCCGTTCAACAGCATCGCGATCTGGGCGATCTTGGCCTTCTTCCACGGATCCCGCAGCGCCGCGCGGTTGGCGATGAAGCGCGTGGTCGACTCGATCAGGGTATCCACGACGCGCAGGTTGTGGGCGCGGAGCGAGCTGCCGGTCTCCGTCAGTTCGACGATGGCGTCCACGAGCTGCGGGACCTTCACCTCCGTGGCGCCCCACGAGAACTCGACGGCGGCGGAGACGCCTTTGGCCTTCAGGTAGCGCTTCGTGATGTTCACCGCCTCGGTGGCGATCCGTTTCCCCGCCAGATCCTCGGGCCGCCGCACCGGCGAATCGTTCGGGACGGCGAGGACCCAGCGCACCGGGCGGAACCCCTGTTTGCCGTAGATCAGGTCGGCGATCTCCTCGACGTCGGAGTCGTTCTCGACGATCCAGTCCCGGCCGGTCAGGCCGACGTCGAGGATCCCCTGCTCCACGTACCGCGAGATCTCCTGCGCCCTGATCAGTATCCCCTCGATCTCGTCGTCGTCGATACGCGGGACGTAGGAGCGCCCGCTGGCGGTGATGGTGAAGCCGGCCTTTCGGAACAACTCGAACGTCGCCTCCTGCAGGCTCCCCTTCGGCAGCCCTATCGAGAGTCTCACCCGCACGCCTCCTTGCCGTCGTTTCACCCCCGAATGGTATCACGGGGCGGACCGCGGAGCAACGCGTAAACGGACCCGGTTGCGCGTTGTGCGCCGTCCCCCCGATGCGGTATACTCCGCCCATGAGTCAGAGCACGATCGTTCTCGGGGTCTTCATCGCCGCCTACGTTCTCTTCGCCCTCCTCCCCTCCCGCAGGGCGCTCGTCGCGGCGGCGGGGGGCGCGATCCTCGTCGCCTCCGGGGTCGTCTCCCCGGGCGACGCCTGCCGCCTGATCAACTGGAACGTGATGGGGATATTCGTCGGGACGCTCGTCGTCGCCGACGTCTTCATGGAGAGCCGCGTCCCCGCCCGGGCCGCGGAGCTGATCGTCGAGCGGGCCCCGAGCACCGCGGCGGCGATCCTGGCGATCTGCCTCCTGACCGGCTTCGTCTCGGCGTTCGTGGAGAACGTGGCGACGGTGCTCATCGTCGCCCCGATCGCCCTCGCGCTCGCCAGAAAGCTCTCGATCAATCCGGTGAGGATGATGATCGCGATCGCCGTGAGCAGCAACCTCCAGGGCTGCGCGACGCTGATCGGAGACCCTCCGAGCATGCTCCTGGGGGGGTTCGCGAAGATGTCGTTCGCGGACTTCTTCGTCTACCGGGGCAAGCCCGGGATCTTCTTCGCGGTCGAGGTCGGCGCGATCTTCTCGTTCGCCGTGCTCTATCTCCTCTTCCGGCGGCACCGCGAGAAGGTGGAGACGGTCCCGGTGGAGACCGTGAGGTCCTGGGTCCCCGCCGCCATCCTCGGGACCCTCGTCGCCGCGCTGGCCGTCTCCTCGTTTCTCGACAGCGGGTTCTCCTGGCTGGCGGGGGCGCTCTGCATGGGCGCGGCGGCGGTTGCCGCCGCATGGGACCGTTTCGCCAACCGCGCGTCGCTCATCGAGGGGATCCGCACGCTCGACTGGGACACCACGGTCTTCCTGGCGGGGATATTCGTCCTCGTCGGCAGCCTGTCCCTCAGCGGGTGG from Chlamydiota bacterium includes:
- a CDS encoding elongation factor Tu; translated protein: MGKDKFERTKPHVNVGTIGHVDHGKTTLTA
- the ispE gene encoding 4-(cytidine 5'-diphospho)-2-C-methyl-D-erythritol kinase, with the protein product MQISCPAKLNLYLDVSGRRLDGYHEIVTVMQTTDLHDRLLLEEGAPGEVAMACDAVSLPIDARNLCVRAAEAMRLRAAPGKGVRIALEKRIPIAAGLGGGSSDAAGVLRGLNRLWGVGLGTGELAEVAAGLGSDVPFFLAGGTARCAGRGERIVAIAGAPRLAFVLVTPPIAVSTANVYAALEATPPARPADEGGFLRALRSGDLRRLAALLYNRLEDAPGPHRGEVERLKRLLIGHGALGAAMSGSGPSVFGLAADLGEARGIAERIAGEIGEGALLHAGLTGGSV
- a CDS encoding tetratricopeptide repeat protein encodes the protein MGAGRLSRACAKRPPRAALCGAAACLLLTGCAGLRPVSTVHRGGEPSAYVDRSQAYLHYCLGVFREKEDDPDGAAEEYAAALGFDPGAASVHLRLGELHFRRQDFARAVAEGRAAVGNDPGHAGARMLLGRAHYAHGDVEEAVEEFEEAIRLRPGDAEGYLALGQLYFNEDLRLDAIEVFERAVRALPDLWVFPFKLGLLYCGEENTDGALRNLRHAVELAPNRFEPRYKLAQVYDLLGRREEAIEEYQQALKIYPLKIDIYALLGNLYRETGQLEKAESRYRLLIDLMPRDVAGYLGLAQILLMQERKDDAAALLQKALDEGIESSALHFYLGLTRSAQGEFEEAAASYVRARELGADGAAIHFHLGSALERLGRFDEAVEALEKSIALNPDGAEAYNYLGYMYAEKGIKLDEAEDLIGKALALDPDNGAYVDSIGWVYYKRGMYDEALKALTRAAKLIGDDPVIREHLGDAYHGKRMWKEALAEWARAAALDPGNAAVQKKIEKLRACLGIPPEGRAAPVDPPREVVKE
- a CDS encoding ATP phosphoribosyltransferase: MRLSIGLPKGSLQEATFELFRKAGFTITASGRSYVPRIDDDEIEGILIRAQEISRYVEQGILDVGLTGRDWIVENDSDVEEIADLIYGKQGFRPVRWVLAVPNDSPVRRPEDLAGKRIATEAVNITKRYLKAKGVSAAVEFSWGATEVKVPQLVDAIVELTETGSSLRAHNLRVVDTLIESTTRFIANRAALRDPWKKAKIAQIAMLLNGALAAEAKVGVKMNVPEKSLAAVGALLPALRRPTVSRLSEEGWCAVETVLDEKLFRSLVPKLKAAGAEGIIEYPLNKVIP
- a CDS encoding TRAP transporter large permease subunit, giving the protein MSQSTIVLGVFIAAYVLFALLPSRRALVAAAGGAILVASGVVSPGDACRLINWNVMGIFVGTLVVADVFMESRVPARAAELIVERAPSTAAAILAICLLTGFVSAFVENVATVLIVAPIALALARKLSINPVRMMIAIAVSSNLQGCATLIGDPPSMLLGGFAKMSFADFFVYRGKPGIFFAVEVGAIFSFAVLYLLFRRHREKVETVPVETVRSWVPAAILGTLVAALAVSSFLDSGFSWLAGALCMGAAAVAAAWDRFANRASLIEGIRTLDWDTTVFLAGIFVLVGSLSLSGWIDTVSAALSALVGDNIFFGYTLLVFVSMILSAFVDNVPFLAAMLPVAMGMAERLSVEPPLFLFGLLIGASLGGNITPIGASANIVACGLLRKEGYRVGFGEFMRVGVPFTLAATGAAYLFIWAVWGPGG